In one Umezawaea sp. Da 62-37 genomic region, the following are encoded:
- the lspA gene encoding signal peptidase II encodes MTDTPAPTATRRTAVVLTVAALVLAVDQATKYWAESTLKDRAPIRVIGDVLQFRLLYNPGAAFSIGTGSTWIFTVLAAIAAVVLLRLATQPQTGSRAIALALLLGGAVTHLLDRLFRAPGFARGHVVDFIDYNGYFVGNVADIALFAGAVLFVVLTFRSDREAERAAKSEKAAEAERATEAERAAEAERAVENGKTTEN; translated from the coding sequence GTGACGGATACCCCAGCACCCACCGCGACCCGTCGGACGGCGGTCGTGCTGACCGTGGCGGCACTTGTCCTCGCGGTCGACCAGGCCACGAAGTACTGGGCCGAGTCCACGCTGAAGGACAGGGCGCCCATCCGGGTGATCGGCGACGTCCTCCAGTTCCGCCTGCTCTACAACCCCGGCGCGGCGTTCTCCATCGGCACCGGGTCCACGTGGATCTTCACCGTGCTGGCGGCCATCGCGGCGGTGGTGCTGCTGCGCCTGGCGACCCAGCCGCAGACCGGGAGCCGGGCCATCGCGCTGGCGCTGCTGCTCGGCGGCGCCGTCACGCACCTGCTCGACCGCCTGTTCCGCGCTCCGGGCTTCGCGCGCGGGCACGTCGTCGACTTCATCGACTACAACGGGTACTTCGTCGGCAACGTCGCGGACATCGCCCTGTTCGCGGGAGCCGTGCTGTTCGTGGTCCTCACGTTCCGCAGCGACCGCGAGGCCGAGCGGGCCGCCAAGAGCGAGAAGGCCGCCGAGGCTGAGCGTGCGACTGAGGCCGAGAGAGCCGCTGAGGCCGAGCGGGCGGTTGAGAACGGCAAGACCACCGAGAACTGA
- a CDS encoding DUF1992 domain-containing protein has product MTERKPADVSFESWIDRQIREATDRGEFDNLPGTGEPLPGLQGPVEEQWWLKDHLRRENLPTDALLPTPLLLRKEINALPDTVKGLRTEQEVRALAADLNLRVVEWLRFGTGPRVPLAPVNVDKVVDAWRTARTPVRAPAPPVPERPAPRVRWWHRWTRPSAD; this is encoded by the coding sequence ATGACGGAGCGAAAACCCGCCGATGTCAGCTTCGAGTCGTGGATCGACCGCCAGATCCGCGAGGCGACCGACCGGGGCGAGTTCGACAACCTCCCCGGCACCGGCGAACCGCTGCCCGGTCTCCAGGGGCCGGTCGAGGAGCAGTGGTGGCTGAAGGACCACCTGCGCCGGGAGAACCTGCCGACCGACGCCCTCCTGCCCACTCCCCTGCTGCTGCGCAAGGAGATCAACGCCCTCCCCGACACCGTCAAGGGCCTGCGCACCGAGCAGGAGGTCCGCGCCCTCGCCGCCGACCTGAACCTGCGCGTCGTCGAATGGCTCCGCTTCGGCACCGGCCCCCGCGTCCCCCTCGCCCCGGTGAACGTGGACAAGGTGGTCGACGCCTGGCGCACCGCCCGCACCCCCGTCCGCGCTCCGGCACCACCGGTACCGGAGCGACCGGCCCCGCGGGTCAGGTGGTGGCACCGCTGGACCCGCCCGTCAGCGGACTGA
- a CDS encoding BTAD domain-containing putative transcriptional regulator, with product MPVEFRLLGGVEALRDGVPVDLGPARQRCVLAALLVEPSAAVPADRLIERVWADRAPQRVRGALHSHLTRLRRALPGVPIPHGPGGYVLRVDEEAVDLHRFRALVRQARTAPDDDAAVLFEQATGLWRGEPFGDLDTPWLTAVRAGLERERVAAELDHADLELRRGGHAGLIAPLTARAARHPLDERLAAQLVLALYRAGRRADALEHHRRTRELLAEELGVDPNPHLVELHRRVLASDPRLTDPVPRQLPAAPGLFTGRTAELAALDVPAPVLVISGAGGIGKTWLALHWAHGQRFPDGKLFVDLRGFDPSGEPLDPSTALRGFLDALGVPPAAVPPDQDARAGLYRSLLVERRMVIVLDNARDSAQVVPLLPGASASTVVVTSRDRLIGLTTGHGARSVVLDVLSEEDSRVLLARRLGAERVVDPEVVTWCGGSPLALALVAGQAAEHPEFPLTAPDEGDLSTVLSWSYDALPPEHASAFRLLGSAPGPDIGVAAAAVLTGRPESVLRALERVSLLARHSPGRYRMHDLVRRYARELPDPDRPAALARLLEHYTRTARAARAPLDPEPSPLPLEPEGTFADDTAALRWFDAEHQCLLAALDEADDLTAWHLAWTLHPFLFRRGHHRWHADSWRRGLEAAERLGNRRVLAMAHQLHGYACSAVGKLDESLEHLERALELAGERRFEGHVRLCLAGTRSLRGEKAPAAAHATEAVAIFREVGDRVWEALALNAAGWAAAELGDHRRAAEYCSAGLVLAREDGNRYGEAAALDSLGLLAQASGAEADAIGHYREALGLYRELGAARSEAATVERLRGLGSTD from the coding sequence GTGCCCGTGGAGTTCCGGCTGCTGGGTGGGGTCGAAGCGCTCCGCGACGGCGTCCCGGTGGACCTCGGTCCGGCCAGGCAGCGGTGCGTGCTGGCGGCGCTGCTGGTCGAGCCGAGCGCGGCCGTGCCCGCGGATCGGCTGATCGAGCGCGTGTGGGCGGACCGCGCGCCGCAACGGGTGCGCGGCGCGCTGCACAGCCACCTCACCCGGCTGCGCCGCGCGCTGCCCGGCGTGCCGATCCCGCACGGGCCAGGCGGGTACGTGCTGCGGGTCGACGAGGAGGCCGTGGACCTGCACCGGTTCCGCGCGCTGGTCCGGCAGGCCCGCACGGCGCCGGACGACGACGCGGCGGTGCTGTTCGAGCAGGCGACGGGGCTGTGGCGCGGGGAACCGTTCGGGGACCTGGACACGCCGTGGCTCACGGCGGTCCGCGCCGGGCTGGAACGGGAACGGGTCGCGGCCGAACTCGACCACGCGGACCTCGAACTCCGGCGCGGCGGGCACGCCGGTCTGATCGCCCCGCTCACGGCCCGCGCCGCCCGGCACCCGCTGGACGAACGCCTTGCCGCGCAACTGGTCCTGGCCCTCTACCGGGCAGGCAGGCGAGCCGACGCGCTGGAGCACCACCGGCGGACCAGGGAGCTGCTGGCGGAGGAACTCGGGGTCGATCCCAACCCGCACCTGGTGGAACTGCACCGGCGCGTGCTCGCGTCGGACCCGCGGCTCACCGATCCCGTGCCCCGGCAGCTGCCCGCGGCGCCGGGGTTGTTCACCGGCCGGACCGCCGAACTGGCCGCGCTGGACGTCCCGGCGCCGGTACTGGTGATCAGCGGGGCCGGCGGGATCGGGAAGACGTGGCTCGCGTTGCACTGGGCGCACGGGCAGCGGTTCCCCGACGGCAAGCTGTTCGTGGACCTGCGCGGCTTCGACCCGTCGGGTGAGCCGTTGGACCCCTCCACCGCCCTGCGCGGCTTCCTCGACGCCCTCGGTGTGCCGCCCGCCGCCGTTCCACCGGACCAGGACGCTCGCGCCGGGCTGTACCGCAGTCTGCTGGTGGAGCGGCGGATGGTGATCGTACTGGACAACGCGCGCGACTCCGCCCAGGTCGTCCCGCTGCTGCCCGGTGCCTCCGCCAGCACGGTCGTGGTCACCAGTCGCGACCGGTTGATCGGGCTGACCACCGGGCACGGCGCCCGGTCGGTCGTGCTCGACGTGCTGTCCGAAGAGGACTCGCGGGTGCTGCTGGCCAGGCGGCTGGGGGCGGAACGGGTCGTGGACCCGGAGGTCGTCACGTGGTGCGGAGGGTCGCCGCTGGCACTGGCGCTGGTGGCCGGGCAGGCGGCGGAACACCCGGAGTTCCCCCTCACCGCGCCGGACGAAGGGGATCTGTCGACGGTGCTGTCCTGGTCCTACGACGCCCTGCCACCCGAGCACGCGTCGGCGTTCCGGCTGCTGGGGAGCGCGCCGGGGCCGGACATCGGCGTGGCGGCGGCCGCCGTGCTGACCGGGCGGCCGGAGTCGGTGTTGCGGGCGCTGGAACGGGTCTCCCTGCTGGCGCGGCACTCCCCCGGCCGCTACCGGATGCACGACCTCGTCCGCCGGTACGCGCGTGAGCTGCCCGATCCCGACCGGCCCGCCGCACTGGCGCGCCTGCTGGAGCACTACACCCGCACGGCTCGCGCGGCCCGCGCTCCGCTGGACCCCGAGCCCTCACCGCTCCCCCTCGAACCCGAGGGGACCTTCGCCGACGACACCGCCGCGCTCCGCTGGTTCGACGCCGAACACCAGTGCCTGCTGGCTGCGCTCGACGAGGCCGACGACCTCACCGCGTGGCACCTGGCGTGGACGCTGCACCCGTTCCTGTTCCGGCGCGGGCACCACCGGTGGCACGCGGATTCCTGGCGGCGTGGGCTGGAAGCCGCCGAACGGCTGGGGAACCGGCGTGTTCTCGCCATGGCGCACCAGCTCCACGGGTACGCGTGCTCGGCCGTGGGGAAGCTCGACGAGTCGCTGGAGCACCTCGAACGGGCGCTGGAGCTGGCCGGGGAACGGCGGTTCGAAGGGCACGTGCGGCTGTGCCTGGCGGGGACGCGGTCGTTGCGCGGGGAGAAGGCGCCCGCGGCGGCGCACGCGACCGAAGCGGTGGCGATCTTCCGCGAGGTCGGGGACCGGGTGTGGGAGGCGTTGGCGCTGAACGCCGCCGGGTGGGCGGCGGCGGAGCTGGGTGATCACCGGCGGGCGGCGGAGTACTGCTCGGCCGGGCTCGTGCTGGCGCGCGAGGACGGGAACCGGTACGGGGAGGCCGCGGCGCTGGACTCGTTGGGGTTGCTGGCGCAGGCCTCCGGGGCGGAGGCGGACGCGATCGGGCACTACCGCGAGGCGCTGGGGCTGTACCGGGAACTCGGCGCCGCGCGGAGCGAGGCCGCGACGGTGGAGCGGTTGCGGGGGTTGGGTTCCACCGACTGA
- a CDS encoding glycoside hydrolase family 64 protein, with protein sequence MLVKRKVLSLLAAAATAATGLAVTAPVAEAVPTTIPLTFTNNSGRGDQIYIYNLGTLLSTGQQGWADANGGFHAWPAGGNPPTPAPDASIAGPANGQSKTIQMPKFSGRVYFSYGQKLVFKVTTGGLVQPAVQNPSDPNVNILFNWSEYTLNDAGLWLNSTQVDFFSAPYNVGVRTASGTTKTTGKLKSGGYNGVINGLRAQSGWSGLVRTRSDGSVVRVLAPGHGIEAGGLSSTVMNDYVNRVWTKYASSTLTVTPFADQPNTKYFGRVSGNSMNFTNSAGQQVTSFQKPDSDSIFGCYKLLDAPNDLVRGPISRTLCAGYNRSTLLTNPNQPDANNANFYKDGVTNHYSRVIHSQMVDGKAYGFAFDDVGAHESLVNDGNPQQAYITLDPFS encoded by the coding sequence ATGCTGGTCAAACGCAAGGTGCTTTCCCTGCTGGCGGCCGCGGCGACCGCGGCCACCGGACTCGCGGTCACGGCCCCCGTCGCCGAGGCGGTCCCGACGACCATCCCGCTGACGTTCACCAACAACTCCGGCCGCGGCGACCAGATCTACATCTACAACCTGGGCACGCTGCTCTCGACGGGCCAGCAGGGCTGGGCCGACGCGAACGGCGGGTTCCACGCGTGGCCCGCGGGCGGCAACCCGCCGACCCCCGCGCCCGACGCGTCCATAGCCGGGCCCGCGAACGGGCAGTCCAAGACGATCCAGATGCCCAAGTTCTCGGGTCGGGTCTACTTCTCCTACGGGCAGAAGCTGGTCTTCAAGGTGACCACGGGCGGGCTCGTGCAGCCCGCCGTGCAGAACCCGTCCGACCCGAACGTCAACATCCTGTTCAACTGGTCCGAGTACACCCTGAACGACGCGGGCCTGTGGCTGAACAGCACCCAGGTCGACTTCTTCTCGGCGCCCTACAACGTCGGCGTGCGGACCGCGAGCGGGACGACCAAGACCACCGGGAAGCTCAAGTCGGGCGGCTACAACGGCGTCATCAACGGCCTGCGCGCCCAGTCCGGCTGGTCCGGCCTGGTCCGGACCCGGTCGGACGGCTCGGTCGTGCGCGTCCTCGCCCCCGGCCACGGGATCGAGGCGGGCGGCCTCTCGTCGACCGTCATGAACGACTACGTCAACCGCGTCTGGACGAAGTACGCGTCCTCGACGCTCACCGTGACCCCGTTCGCCGACCAGCCGAACACGAAGTACTTCGGCCGGGTGTCGGGCAACTCGATGAACTTCACCAACAGCGCGGGCCAGCAGGTCACGTCGTTCCAGAAGCCCGACTCGGACTCGATCTTCGGCTGCTACAAGCTGCTCGACGCGCCGAACGACCTGGTCAGGGGCCCGATCTCGCGGACGCTGTGCGCCGGGTACAACCGGTCGACGCTGCTGACCAACCCGAACCAGCCCGACGCGAACAACGCGAACTTCTACAAGGACGGCGTGACCAACCACTACTCCCGCGTCATCCACTCCCAGATGGTCGACGGCAAGGCCTACGGCTTCGCCTTCGACGACGTCGGCGCGCACGAGTCGCTCGTCAACGACGGCAACCCGCAGCAGGCCTACATCACGCTCGACCCGTTCAGCTAG
- a CDS encoding PLP-dependent aminotransferase family protein, producing the protein MPPTGSTKHVTSSPVRDLLALTSRPEVISFAGGLPAPELFDLTGLRMAFHQALSEPAGRDNLQYAPTEGNRALRSLVAARMTGKGLPTTGDDLLITTGSQQALTLVTSALLGPGAVVAVEEPTYLAALQCFRMAGARVVAVASDEHGMVPESLEEVIKAERPSLVYLVPTFANPTGRTLPAERRTAIAALAAAHDLWVVEDDPYGELRYRGEPIAPLAVGSDHVLHLGSFSKIGAPGLRLGWLRAPESLLRTLVIVKQAADLHTSTIDQAAAAIYLAAADLDAHIAGLRTAYRSRRDAMIAALPSTTPPGTTWTDPDGGMFVWVTLPEGANTTGALPTALAHDVAYVPGAPFYATTPDQATLRLSFTTNTPARITEGMARLAEALGGDRSVR; encoded by the coding sequence ATGCCGCCCACCGGTTCGACCAAGCACGTGACCAGTTCACCCGTCCGCGACCTGCTGGCGCTCACCTCGCGGCCGGAGGTGATCTCGTTCGCGGGCGGGCTGCCCGCGCCGGAGCTGTTCGACCTGACCGGCCTGCGGATGGCGTTCCACCAGGCGCTGTCCGAGCCCGCGGGCCGGGACAACCTCCAGTACGCGCCCACCGAGGGGAACCGCGCGCTGCGGTCGCTGGTGGCCGCCCGGATGACGGGCAAGGGGCTGCCGACCACCGGGGACGACCTGCTGATCACGACCGGCTCCCAGCAGGCGCTCACCCTGGTGACCTCGGCGCTGCTCGGCCCCGGCGCGGTCGTCGCCGTCGAGGAGCCGACGTACCTGGCGGCCCTCCAGTGCTTCCGGATGGCGGGTGCCCGTGTGGTCGCGGTCGCGTCCGACGAGCACGGGATGGTGCCGGAGTCGCTGGAAGAGGTGATCAAGGCCGAACGGCCGTCGCTGGTGTACCTGGTGCCGACGTTCGCCAACCCCACCGGGCGGACCCTCCCGGCCGAGCGGCGGACCGCCATCGCCGCGCTCGCGGCGGCCCACGACCTGTGGGTGGTGGAGGACGACCCGTACGGCGAGCTGCGCTACCGGGGTGAGCCGATCGCGCCGCTCGCGGTGGGCTCCGACCACGTCCTGCACCTGGGCAGCTTCTCCAAGATCGGCGCGCCGGGCCTGCGCCTGGGCTGGCTGCGCGCGCCGGAGTCACTGCTGCGGACGCTGGTGATCGTCAAGCAGGCCGCCGACCTGCACACCTCGACCATCGACCAGGCCGCCGCGGCGATCTACCTGGCCGCGGCGGACCTGGACGCGCACATCGCGGGCCTCCGCACCGCGTACCGCTCGCGCCGGGACGCGATGATCGCCGCCCTGCCCTCGACCACCCCGCCGGGCACCACGTGGACCGACCCGGACGGCGGCATGTTCGTGTGGGTGACCCTTCCGGAGGGCGCGAACACCACCGGGGCACTGCCGACCGCGCTGGCCCACGACGTCGCCTACGTGCCGGGCGCGCCGTTCTACGCCACGACCCCGGACCAGGCGACGTTGCGGCTGTCGTTCACCACCAACACACCCGCCCGGATCACCGAGGGCATGGCGCGGCTCGCCGAGGCCCTGGGCGGTGACCGGTCAGTCCGCTGA
- a CDS encoding alpha/beta fold hydrolase translates to MGERIGGFRSPEAEQRFAVAYREAMAAGPRPVEQYDVPTSFGTTRVYRHGPDEGAPIVLLHGFMSTSAGWGPFLGAFAERNPVYAVDALGEAGGSVQTRPLASAADRARALEEVLEGLGLSGVHVVGVSAGGWLGVALVVRDPTRVATLSLLEPTTVTSTYHPAVMWRAVLAAAVGSDRAMRWFLRHSFGNDDVLDRPDGRVVLVGTRASRPKLPMLLPPPEDALRAVRIPVLAVFGARNAVHDATRAAARLRELVPHAEVELWPDSGHDLGMFDDTGPVTERVLRFLRSR, encoded by the coding sequence ATGGGAGAACGCATCGGGGGATTCCGGAGTCCGGAGGCGGAGCAGCGGTTCGCGGTGGCCTACCGGGAAGCGATGGCCGCGGGTCCGAGACCGGTCGAGCAGTACGACGTGCCGACGTCCTTCGGCACCACCAGGGTCTACCGGCACGGCCCCGACGAGGGGGCGCCGATCGTGCTGCTGCACGGGTTCATGTCCACGTCGGCGGGCTGGGGGCCGTTCCTCGGCGCCTTCGCCGAGCGCAACCCGGTCTACGCGGTCGACGCGCTCGGCGAGGCGGGCGGGAGCGTGCAGACGAGGCCGTTGGCGAGCGCGGCCGACCGGGCGCGGGCGCTGGAGGAGGTGCTGGAAGGGCTGGGGCTGAGCGGTGTCCACGTGGTGGGGGTGTCCGCGGGCGGGTGGCTGGGCGTGGCGTTGGTCGTGCGCGACCCGACGCGGGTGGCGACGCTCAGCCTGCTGGAACCGACGACCGTGACGTCGACGTACCACCCGGCGGTCATGTGGCGCGCCGTGCTCGCCGCGGCGGTGGGCTCGGACCGGGCGATGCGCTGGTTCCTGCGCCACTCGTTCGGGAACGACGACGTGCTGGACCGGCCCGACGGGCGCGTCGTCCTCGTCGGGACGCGCGCGTCCCGGCCGAAGCTGCCGATGCTCCTGCCGCCTCCGGAGGACGCGCTCCGCGCCGTGCGGATCCCGGTGCTCGCGGTGTTCGGCGCCCGCAACGCGGTGCACGACGCCACCCGCGCGGCCGCCCGGCTCCGGGAACTGGTGCCGCACGCCGAGGTCGAACTGTGGCCGGACAGCGGTCACGACCTGGGCATGTTCGACGACACGGGGCCCGTGACCGAGCGGGTGCTGAGGTTCTTGCGGAGTCGGTAG
- a CDS encoding O-acetyl-ADP-ribose deacetylase, which translates to MARIEVVLGDITRERVDAVVTAANESLMGGGGVDGAIHRAAGPRLAEAGAVVGPCDPGDAVATPAFDFAPVRHVIHTVGPVWEGGAEGEAEVLASCYRRCLEVADGLGARTVAFPAIATGVYGFPPDQAARIAVATIGATPTDVDEVRLVAFDEESRDLLNAELAR; encoded by the coding sequence ATGGCCCGGATCGAAGTGGTACTCGGTGACATCACGCGGGAGCGGGTCGACGCGGTGGTCACGGCGGCGAACGAGTCGCTGATGGGAGGCGGTGGGGTCGACGGCGCGATCCACCGGGCGGCGGGACCGCGGCTGGCGGAGGCGGGAGCCGTCGTCGGTCCCTGCGATCCCGGTGACGCGGTGGCCACGCCCGCGTTCGACTTCGCGCCGGTGCGCCACGTCATCCACACCGTCGGCCCGGTGTGGGAGGGCGGCGCGGAGGGGGAGGCCGAGGTGCTCGCGTCCTGCTACCGGCGCTGCCTGGAGGTGGCCGACGGGCTCGGGGCGCGCACCGTCGCGTTCCCGGCGATCGCCACCGGCGTGTACGGGTTCCCGCCCGACCAGGCCGCGCGGATCGCCGTGGCGACGATCGGCGCGACCCCGACGGACGTCGACGAGGTGCGACTGGTGGCGTTCGACGAGGAGTCGCGCGACCTGCTCAACGCCGAACTGGCCCGCTGA
- a CDS encoding glycoside hydrolase family 3 N-terminal domain-containing protein produces the protein MHDDSRTTGAAWADPSRPVDERVDLVVRDMTIEEKLAQLVGVWVGVSSDDAEVAPAQHEFSEPLPSWAELTKPGLGQLTRVFGTRPIDPLVGARVLAETQRKLVAGSRLGIPAMAHEECLSGFTAWQATVFPTPLAWGATFDPAIVERMATEIGGQLRDLGVHQGLAPVLDVVRDPRWGRTEESIGEDPYLVGLLGSAYTRGLESTGVVATLKHFAGYSASAAGRNHAPVSIGPREFADVVLPPFEMALRLGGARSVMQSYADVDGVPPAANPVLLTDLLRDQWGFRGVLVSDYFAVSFLETAHGIAASPGQAAALALAAGVDVELPTVRCYGEPLADLVRSGEVPEELVDRALTYVLRQKCELGLLDADWEPESPAVLRAEPVDLDPPGLRSLARTMAERSVVLLDNHRGSLPLEAPPRIAVVGPCADEVLSLMGCYSFPSHVGVQHPDEPLGVEVASVLEAIRSEFPDADVVTAQGCTVDGPDVGGLAEAIRVARSADVCVAVLGDRAGLFGRGTSGEGCDAEDLTLPGVQADLLAALVDADVPVVLVLVAGRPYALGDFPGTAAVVQAFFPGEEGASAIAGVLSGRVNPSGKLPVQVPKGPGGQPTTYLHAKLGGPGGVSSADPTPLYPFGHGLSYTTFAYDALELSGAEVPTDGEITISCTVTNTGPRSGTEIVQLYLHDPVATVTRPVRQLAGFTRVELDAGQSRRVSFRLHADRTSFTGVAGHRIVEPGALHVLVGASSEDIRLTGGFDLVGETRRVGHDRVLTTEVVLD, from the coding sequence GTGCACGACGATTCCCGGACCACCGGAGCGGCTTGGGCCGATCCGTCCCGTCCTGTCGACGAGCGCGTCGACCTGGTGGTGCGCGACATGACGATCGAGGAGAAGCTCGCCCAGCTCGTGGGCGTGTGGGTGGGGGTGTCCTCGGACGACGCCGAGGTCGCACCCGCCCAGCACGAGTTCTCCGAGCCGTTGCCGTCGTGGGCCGAACTGACGAAACCCGGCCTCGGGCAGCTGACGCGGGTGTTCGGCACCCGTCCGATCGACCCGCTGGTCGGGGCGAGGGTGCTGGCCGAAACCCAGCGCAAGCTCGTCGCGGGGTCGCGGCTGGGCATCCCGGCGATGGCGCACGAGGAGTGCCTGTCCGGGTTCACCGCCTGGCAGGCCACCGTGTTCCCGACGCCGCTGGCCTGGGGCGCGACGTTCGACCCGGCGATCGTGGAGCGGATGGCCACCGAGATCGGCGGCCAGCTGCGCGACCTCGGCGTGCACCAGGGCCTCGCGCCCGTGCTCGACGTCGTCCGCGACCCCAGGTGGGGCCGCACGGAGGAGTCGATCGGCGAGGACCCGTACCTCGTCGGGCTCCTCGGCTCCGCCTACACCCGCGGCCTGGAGTCGACGGGGGTCGTCGCGACCCTCAAGCACTTCGCGGGCTACTCGGCCTCCGCCGCGGGCCGCAACCACGCCCCGGTGTCCATCGGGCCGCGCGAGTTCGCCGACGTGGTGCTGCCGCCGTTCGAGATGGCGCTGCGCCTGGGCGGGGCGCGGTCGGTGATGCAGTCCTACGCCGACGTCGACGGCGTGCCGCCCGCCGCGAACCCCGTGCTGCTGACCGACCTGCTGCGCGACCAGTGGGGCTTCCGCGGGGTCCTGGTGTCCGACTACTTCGCGGTGTCGTTCCTGGAGACCGCGCACGGCATCGCCGCGTCGCCGGGGCAGGCCGCGGCGCTGGCGCTCGCGGCGGGCGTCGACGTGGAGCTGCCGACCGTGCGCTGCTACGGCGAGCCGCTGGCCGACCTGGTCCGCTCCGGCGAGGTGCCGGAGGAGCTGGTCGACCGCGCGCTCACCTACGTGCTGCGGCAGAAGTGCGAACTGGGTCTGCTCGACGCCGACTGGGAACCGGAGTCCCCGGCGGTGCTGCGGGCCGAACCGGTCGACCTCGACCCGCCCGGCCTGCGCTCGCTGGCCCGCACGATGGCCGAGCGGTCCGTCGTGCTGCTGGACAACCACCGCGGCTCGCTGCCGCTGGAGGCCCCGCCCCGCATCGCCGTCGTCGGCCCGTGCGCGGACGAGGTGCTGTCGCTGATGGGCTGCTACTCGTTCCCGAGCCACGTCGGCGTCCAGCACCCCGACGAGCCGCTCGGCGTCGAGGTCGCCTCGGTGCTCGAAGCCATCCGTTCCGAGTTCCCGGACGCCGACGTCGTCACCGCGCAGGGCTGCACCGTCGATGGACCGGACGTCGGCGGCCTCGCCGAGGCCATCCGGGTCGCCCGCTCGGCGGACGTCTGCGTCGCCGTGCTCGGCGACCGCGCGGGCCTGTTCGGCCGCGGCACCTCCGGCGAGGGCTGCGACGCCGAAGACCTGACCCTGCCCGGCGTGCAGGCCGACCTGCTGGCCGCGCTGGTCGACGCCGACGTGCCGGTCGTGCTCGTCCTGGTCGCGGGCAGGCCCTACGCGCTCGGCGACTTCCCCGGCACCGCCGCCGTCGTCCAGGCCTTCTTCCCCGGCGAGGAGGGCGCCTCCGCCATCGCGGGCGTCCTCAGCGGCCGCGTCAACCCGTCCGGCAAGCTCCCGGTCCAGGTGCCCAAGGGGCCCGGCGGCCAGCCCACCACCTACCTGCACGCCAAGCTCGGCGGCCCCGGCGGCGTCAGCTCGGCCGACCCGACCCCGCTCTACCCGTTCGGCCACGGCCTGTCCTACACCACGTTCGCCTACGACGCCCTCGAACTGTCCGGCGCCGAGGTCCCGACGGACGGGGAGATCACCATCTCCTGCACCGTCACCAACACCGGTCCCCGCTCCGGCACCGAGATCGTCCAGCTCTACCTGCACGACCCCGTCGCCACCGTCACCAGGCCGGTCCGCCAGCTGGCCGGTTTCACCAGGGTGGAGCTCGACGCGGGCCAGTCCAGGCGGGTCTCGTTCCGCCTGCACGCCGACCGCACCTCCTTCACCGGCGTGGCGGGCCACCGCATCGTCGAGCCGGGCGCGCTGCACGTGCTCGTCGGCGCCTCCAGCGAGGACATCCGCCTGACCGGCGGGTTCGACCTCGTCGGCGAGACCAGGCGGGTCGGCCACGACCGCGTGCTCACCACGGAAGTGGTGCTGGACTAG